GACTGAGCACCACTATGGGAAGAAACAGATAGAGGGCTCGAGAGACCAGATCCAGGCGAGGTGTTTATGGTCTGGTTCACAATAACAGCATCAGCTGCCGCTGGCTTTATGCTGGGTGCCTGAACTTGAACTTTTGGCTGTGCTACAGTAGGGGCCACGGAATTTCCATTTCCAGCCAATAACATAATAGCCTGAGCCTGTAAAGATGCCAAAATCAACTTCATGCTCAATACAATTGCCAAGTGCCCAAATTTTTcctgaaagtgaaaaaatgataACCTTCTCAGGGGTGATATCATCATAGACGCTCACTGAACCCGCATAAAATATTGTCATTTGAGCAGAAGTCCCATTGGTATTAACGCCATTCCTGGAAAACATATTTCAGTCaagtttcaaacttttggtTTCTTTCTTGTTAAACTGTTAATTAAAGTAAATGGGTTAAGGCGCCTGTGAAAATTACCATGGTTCAGTGATCCCAACAGAGCCGACAGTGGGAAGAATCGAATGTGAGGTTGCAGTAGGAATCCCTCCAAGTAATTGTGGACTTGTGTTGGCACCAACCATATTTTGACCATTGGTACTAAAATGATTCTTGAAGAAAGGATTGTTCACAGAAACTGAAATTCCCTGGTTTGAGATTGGAAAAGTCTTCACATCGTGAGGACGATGCAGAGAAGGCACATCATTTTGCACAGAATAAGCTGTCAGGGAAATATGAGTCCCACCTTGCCTATCATGATCAAATGATTTctatataacaaaaacaaatcaagGAAATAAAATGCCAGTATCAGTTTTTGCCAACATAACCCAGGACTTAGCTTTTAGATATTTTCAAACAATCATTGAAATAATCATCCACCTTTTTTgctaa
This sequence is a window from Mangifera indica cultivar Alphonso chromosome 5, CATAS_Mindica_2.1, whole genome shotgun sequence. Protein-coding genes within it:
- the LOC123217600 gene encoding protein TIFY 6B-like isoform X3, with the protein product MERDFMGLNSKEPSTMVKEEVNNDGFREIGFAKGSGIQWSFSNKPSALPNFMPFKVVQDDKAKKMASDPLMSSGFMPISAAEACDPSQKRSTAEFQKSFDHDRQGGTHISLTAYSVQNDVPSLHRPHDVKTFPISNQGISVSVNNPFFKNHFSTNGQNMVGANTSPQLLGGIPTATSHSILPTVGSVGITEPWNGVNTNGTSAQMTIFYAGSVSVYDDITPEKAQAIMLLAGNGNSVAPTVAQPKVQVQAPSIKPAAADAVIVNQTINTSPGSGLSSPLSVSSHSGAQSGSGSNNTEEPVATKTTGVATTPICKLELPNMVNAAGSVASTSVMPSGSESILGSILGEAQTKVNECSTIPLT